In the Helianthus annuus cultivar XRQ/B chromosome 11, HanXRQr2.0-SUNRISE, whole genome shotgun sequence genome, one interval contains:
- the LOC110944169 gene encoding uncharacterized protein LOC110944169 gives MRNKRGQDPNLFCEFHKDTGHLTDDCFSLKQEIERVLRDGKLTHLIKGGKRDYRQIQRREEGPDNKKLRKLETHMVQGGPRRPRKNYNKRTQDDSWRERQVVFPVVRGGPRERRPIVISGVIGHYQTDYIFIDPGSTADIIYEQCFNQFDQEDKARLEPVDYPLTGFCNEAVYPFGQISFPVLLSDG, from the coding sequence ATGCGAAACAAGAGGGGTCAAGACCCAAATCTCTTCTGTGAATTTCACAAAGACACAGGACACTTAACTGACGACTGTTTCAGCTTAAAGCAAGAAATAGAAAGGGTCTTGAGAGATGGAAAGCTCACCCATCTGATAAAAGGTGGAAAGCGCGACTACCGCCAGATTCAAAGAAGAGAAGAAGGGCCAGATAACAAAAAACTCCGGAAATTAGAAACCCACATGGTTCAAGGGGGTCCACGAAGGCCAAGAAAAAATTATAACAAGCGCACACAAGATGACTCATGGCGCGAGAGACAAGTTGTTTTCCCTGTTGTAAGAGGAGGTCCAAGAGAAAGAAGACCCATAGTCATATCTGGTGTAATCGGTCACTACCAAACCGACTACATTTTCATCGATCCAGGGAGCACCGCGGACATCATATACGAACAATGTTTTAATCAATTCGACCAAGAGGACAAGGCACGCTTGGAACCAGTTGACTACccactaactggtttctgcaaTGAAGCCGTCTATCCCTTCGGCCAAATATCATTCCCGGTGCTACTCTCAGACGGATGA